One Cicer arietinum cultivar CDC Frontier isolate Library 1 chromosome 8, Cicar.CDCFrontier_v2.0, whole genome shotgun sequence DNA segment encodes these proteins:
- the LOC101492275 gene encoding uncharacterized protein isoform X1 — MPVPFRSSLPSFSFSFSRTLFLFAFLPRYQASYYKVSSSFHINTRHVTVGQLTDCNKCELPQGQLCGDCLYTRYGENVTEANFNPKWTCPSCREICNCNSCRRRNGWMPTGNIYNKVTKLGFKSVAHYLIKTCRTEKSMKNSVAENIVAQETPETSPDSTLNRPIRTRRALRS; from the exons ATGCCTGTTCCCTTCAGATCCTCACTACCCTCCTTCTCATTCTCTTTTTCTAGAACTTTATTTCTCTTTGCTTTTCTACCGCGATATCAAGCTTCATACTACAAAGTTAGTAGCAGCTTTCACATAAATACAAG GCATGTAACTGTTGGTCAGCTGACCGATTGCAACAAATGCGAATTACCCCAAGGACAGCTTTGTGGAGATTGCTTGTACACAAG ATATGGAGAAAATGTGACAGAAGCCAACTTTAATCCCAAGTGGACTTGCCCTTCATGTCGAGAAATTTGCAACTGCAATAGTTGTCGTAGGAGAAATGGTTGGATGCCCACTGGTAATATTTACAATAAG GTAACAAAATTGGGTTTCAAATCTGTTGCTCATTATCTGATCAAGACCTGCCGCACCGAGAAAAGCATGAAAAACTCAGTTGCTGAAAATATTGTTGCCCAAGAAACACCAGAGACCTCTCCAGATTCAACCCTGAATAGACCGATTCGTACAAGAAGGGCTTTGAGAAGTTAA
- the LOC101492275 gene encoding uncharacterized protein isoform X2: MQQVKVVNHPDLQDGFGKVWNHSLLAKMIEEEIISHCSCFVNRHVTVGQLTDCNKCELPQGQLCGDCLYTRYGENVTEANFNPKWTCPSCREICNCNSCRRRNGWMPTGNIYNKVTKLGFKSVAHYLIKTCRTEKSMKNSVAENIVAQETPETSPDSTLNRPIRTRRALRS, encoded by the exons ATGCAACAAGTGAAGGTTGTCAACCATCCAGATCTGCAG GATGGTTTTGGTAAAGTTTGGAACCATAGCTTATTGGCAAAGATGATTGAGGAAGAAATAATTAGTCATTGCAGCTGTTTTGTTAATAG GCATGTAACTGTTGGTCAGCTGACCGATTGCAACAAATGCGAATTACCCCAAGGACAGCTTTGTGGAGATTGCTTGTACACAAG ATATGGAGAAAATGTGACAGAAGCCAACTTTAATCCCAAGTGGACTTGCCCTTCATGTCGAGAAATTTGCAACTGCAATAGTTGTCGTAGGAGAAATGGTTGGATGCCCACTGGTAATATTTACAATAAG GTAACAAAATTGGGTTTCAAATCTGTTGCTCATTATCTGATCAAGACCTGCCGCACCGAGAAAAGCATGAAAAACTCAGTTGCTGAAAATATTGTTGCCCAAGAAACACCAGAGACCTCTCCAGATTCAACCCTGAATAGACCGATTCGTACAAGAAGGGCTTTGAGAAGTTAA